The window TATAATACAGGCTGTTTATTGACAACTATGCCACCATGCAGCCCGATTTTTCCCGCCCCATTCTCGCCATCGACACCTCTACCGGCTATCTCTCGCTGGCTTTGCGTTCAGACGGCCAAACTCTGTTGCAGCATACCGAAGCGGGCAACAAGCAGTCTGATTTGATTCTGCCGCACATCGGCGGGTTGCTGGCTGAAGCCGGCCTCACCGCGGCGGATGTGGGCGCGGTGGTGTACGCACAAGGGCCGGGCACGTTTACCGGCCTGCGCATCGGCATCGGCGTGGCACAAGGCTTGGCGGCGCCGTTCGATCTGCCGCTGATCGGCGTGCCGTGTTTGGATGCGGTGGCTTATCAAATCGAAGCCGCGTGTGTTTTGGCGGCGGCCGATGCCCGTATGGGCGAGGTATTTTACGCCTGGTTCGACACCGTAAACCACCGCCGCCTGAGCGATTACCAAGTCGGCAGCGCTGCGGCAATTACACTGCCGCCGGATACGGATGCCGCCGCCGTGCGCGGCGCGGGCAATGCGTTTTCGCTGGCCGATGCGCCGCCCTTCAGCGGTATCGCCGACATGCCGACAGCCGCCGCTTATCTCGATTTGGCGCAAACGGGGCGCTATGCCGCCACCGATGCGGCGCAGGCAGGGCTTTTATATGTGCGTAATAAAATCGCGCTCACGGCCCAAGAGCAGGCAGCGCGCAAGGCAGGCATGTGATGATTGTCCGCACCGCGCGCCCTGAAGACTGTGCGGCACTGGCGGCGCTGGATGCGCAGTGCAACCCGTCGCCGTGGTCGGCAGCGCAGTTTCAGACGGCCTTAAACAACCGCCACAGTTGCGTGATCATCATGGAAACAGCGGCGCAAACACCGGCCGGCTTTGCCGTATGGCAGACTTTGTTTGATGAATCGGAGCTGCATCTGATTGCCACCGCACCGGCGCAGCGCAGGCAGGGTGTGGCGGCGCAATTATTGGCCGAATGGTTTCAGACGGCCTTATCAACCGGTGTGCGGCGCTGTTTTTTGGAGGTTCGCGCTTCTAACCTGGCCGCACAAGCGCTTTACCGCAAACATGGTTTCAGCGAATGCGGCCGCCGTCGCGATTATTATCCGCTGCCCGAAGGCGGGCGCGAAGATGCGGTATGGATGGAGAAAATATGTTAAGCAGCCGTTATCTGCACTTGCACGAAGCTTTGGGGCTGGGGCCGATGTGGCTGAACCGAAGTGCAAAAGTGTTGCCCGCAGCCACGGCGCACAGCCTGCCCCGCGAAATGCCTGCCCCAGCGGCTGCCGCTTCGGCAAGCCATGCTGCTGCGGCCGCACCGGTAATTTCCGAGGCCGCACAAAATGCCCGCCTGGCCGCAATGGCGGCGGTTGGCGGCCAGACCGGAAACCCGGTGCCTGTGGCAAAAAACCCACCGCCCGCCGATAACAGGCCGTCTGAAAAAACCGTTTCCACACCAAGCCGCCCGACAGATAATCTTGAAAGGCCGTCTGAAAAAAACACGCCGGCGCCCAACGCTCCACAGATGCCGTCTGAAACCCAACCTGACGATTGGAAACAAACCCTGGCCGGCACCATCAACCCGGCACAATTGATGGTTGCCAGCATCTGCCCGGCGCCGGAAGACAATGCCTCCGGACAGCTGTTTAGCGGCAGCGTCGGCCGGCTGCTGGATAATATGCTGGCCGCCATCGGATTAACGCCCGATGATGCCCATAAAACCAGCTGGGTAAAAGACGCACCCGCATTCAGCCCCAACCCCGCCCACGAACACATCACCGCAGAGCTGCCGCGCATGTCAGCAGAGCTGGCGCTGTCGCAAGCCAAAGCCGTTTTACTGCTGGGGCAGGTGTTTGAAAAGCCGGAGCAGGCCGACACCATTGCCCGGCTGTGCGGCAACACCCCATATTTCATTATCCCCCACCCCGCCCGCCTGCTGCGGCAGCCGCAACTCAAAGCCCAAGCGTGGGCAACGTTAAAACAATTGCGGCAGGTGCTGGAAAGCTGAGCGGCGCTATCTTGCCAAGCTGTTGAATGCACGGGTATGCATAAGGGAACATACCCGACCGTCAAATGGTCAGCATGCCCCAACCACATTCATAAAAAAATAAGCCGACCACGCGCAATAACGCAGTCGGCTTATTTTTTTGAACTTGAACCGGTTATGGTTCCGAAAATATATTACTTAATCAGTTTCAATCCTTTTTTCGGTTTCGGTTTATCTTCCGCCACCTCTTTTTTCTTACCCTGGCCACCCGGCTCGGCCAACGGCTGCTCCGGCTGTGGCTCGGGCGGAGTGTCGAGCAAATGCAGCGGCGCTTCGCCTTTTTTTTCGCTTTCGGTTTGATAGGCCTCTACTTCAAAACCCATCCCTTCGCCGCTTTCCCGTGCAAACAGGCTGATTACATGGCCGACGGGAATCCAGATTTCATGGCTCACGCCGCTGAAGCGTGCGGAGAAACTGATCCACTCGTTGTCGATAATCAGATTATGGCTGGCACTCGGGGCAATGTTGAGCACGATTTCGTTATCCCGCACATATTGCATCGGCACACGGGTATGCTCGTTGACCCATGCGACAATATGCGGCGTCTGGTCGTTATCCAGACACCATTCGTATAACCCGCGCAAGATATAGGGTTTGGTACTGGCACTCATCGGCAGATCCTTTCGGGTTAAAAGCACCCATAAATCGAATGGTCAGAATGTCCGAGGGGCTCCTGCCCATGCTGCATGATTTAAATTTTTTGTAATCAAGCAAGCGCAGATACAAGGCAAAAAACGCAGCAAGGTTGGACATCTTGCGAGGCTTTTTAACGCAGCAGATGCGGCGTTTGCAAGGGCAAAATACACCCTTAAATCGAATGGTCAGGACATCCTAGCGGCGCATGGCTTTTTCAGCAGGCGTCAGGGCTTCGATAAAGGCTTCCCGCTGAAAAATACGTTCGGCGTATTTCAACAGCGGTGCGGCGGTTTTGCCCAACTTGATATCGTAATGATCCAAACGCCACAACAACGGTGAAAGCGCCACATCAATCATTGAGAAATCATCACCGAGAATGTATTTGTTTTTAGCAAATGCAGGCGCCAACATGGTGAGGCCTTGACCGATGGCTTCGCGGGCTTTGCTTTGCTCTTTGCTGCTGGCCTCGGCATTTTCCAGCACCTGCACATGGCTGAACAATTCTTTTTCCATGCGGTAAAGCACCAACCGCCCACGGCCGCGCATCACCGGATCGCCCGGCATCAATTGCGGGTGGGGAAAGCGCTCGTCGATATATTCGTTGATGATGTTGGATTCGTGCAAAATCAAATCACGCTCCACCAGCACAGGCACCTGATTATAGGGATTCATGATGGCCAAATCTTCGGGCTTGTTGAAGATATCCACATCTTTAATTTCAAAATCCATGCCTTTTTCAAACAAAACAAAACGGCAACGCTGGCTGAACGGGCAAGTGATGCCTGAATATAATGTCATCATAAATTTCTGCTCCTGCAAAATCCACACCGCGCTTTCAGACGGCCTGAATGTGTTTGAAAATGGGTTTATTATAACCTTTTGTATATTTTTTATCCAGAAAATCAATTTAAATACATGATTTTATTATTAATTTTTCAAATTTTTGCGAAAATAATATTCATGTAAAACCGCATGCCGGCAAGGCGATGAACCGAAGGCTATTGGTCATATGCGACTGATCTAATCGGCGCTTCAACACCTTATCAAAACCCACCCACGTCGGGCTCAGGCAAACCAACGCTGTCAGCTTATTTTTGTGAATGGCTATAGCGCCGCCAGATTGCTTTTGAACCGGCATCGCCGCCCGTCTGAACCGAATATCAACAAAAAAGGCAAAACCCGAAACAGGTTTTGCCTTTTGAATCAAGCAGCAATGCTTTAATGCACGTCTTTCCAATACTCTTTTTTCAAGAAGTAAGCCAGCGGCAGCATCACGGCAAACAGGAAAATCAGCGCAATATAACCCATGCGTTTGCGTTGCATCTGCGCAGGCTCGCCCATGTAAACCAGATAGTTCACCAAATCGCGGGCATAATCGTCATACTCTTTTTCGATGACGTTGCCGTTGGGCAGGCGGCGGCTGTGCAGGCCGGTGGATTCCCAATACAGCTTGGGCGCCAGATTACCGTGTTCGTCTTTTTCCCATACCGGCTGGCCGTCTTTATCCAATTCAACCGCCCTCACGCCTTGCTGTTCCCACAAGGGATGCGGCATGCCGACTTTGTCAAACACAGTGTTGTTCCAGCCTGTGGGCCGGGTCGGGTCTTTATAGAAACCGCGCATGTAGGCATACAGGTAATCGGCACCGCGCGAGCGGGCAATCAAGGTCAGATCCGGCGGGGCTGCGCCAAACCATTTGGTCGCATCTGCCGGCGTCATGGCCGCCTGCATCACATCACCTACTTTGTCGGTGGTGAACATCAGGTTTTTCTTGATTTCGTCTTCAGTCAGGCCGATATCCTGCAAGCGGTTGAAGCGCATACCGGTCGCAGAGTGGCACGACAGACAATAGTTGGTAAAAATCTGCGCGCCGCGTTGCAAACTTACCTGATCGCCCAAATCGATATCCACTTTTTCATACTCGGCATGGCCGCCCGCAGCCAGCGCCGCGCTCATCGGTGCTGCCAGCAATAAGGCAGCAAACCAGTTTTTGAATGTATTTTTCATCTTCACTGCCCTCATCAAATGTTGGTTGCAAACAGGTAGGCACCCACGAAAGCAATGGCCACGTAAACGAAGAACATCACTTTCTGCTTGCGTGTGCTCATGGTTACCCGCTCAGGCACAGCGCGGTCTTTATCCATTTTGGTATAAAACGGCATACCCAGGAAAAAGGCGAAGTAGATGAAGCTCAAAATCTGAGCCACTACGGTGCGCAGGTTGGTGGCGGGCAATGCACCCAAAATACCCAAACCGATGAAGGAAATCACAAACAATACCAGCATGGTTTTGAAAATCGGGCCGCGGTAACGCACCGATTTTACCGGCGAACGGTCCAGCCACGGCAGCAGGGCAATCAGCACGACAGCCGCACCCATACCGAGCACACCCCAAACCTGGGTGCCGAAGAACGACGGAATGGCGCGCAAAATGGCGTAGAACGGTGTGAAATACCATACCGGCGCGATGTGCGCAGGCGTTTTCATCGCATTGGCGGGGTCGAAGTTTGGCGCTTCGAGGAAGTAGCCGCCGCCTTCCGGTGCGAAGAACATAATCGCGCAGAACACAATCAGAAACACCACCACGCCCAGAATGTCTTTCACGGTGTAGTAAGGATGGAACGGGATGCCGTCGAGCGGAATGCCGTTTTCATCTTTCAGTTTTTTGATTTCCACACCGTCGGGGTTGTTGGAGCCGACTTCATGCAGGGCAATCAAGTGCGCCACCACCAGGCCGACCAACACCAGCGGCACGGCAATCACGTGCAGGGCGAAGAAGCGGTTGAGCGTGGCATCAGACACGTTGAAGTCGCCGCGAATCCACACCGACAAATCAGGGCCGATTACGGGGATGGCGGAGAACAGATTGATAATCACCTGTGCGCCCCAAAACGACATCTGACCCCACGGCAGCAGATAGCCCATAAAGGCTTCGGCCATCAGCGCCAGGAAAATCAGCGAGCCGAACACCCACACCAACTCGCGCGGCTTTTTGAACGAACCGTAAATCAGGCCGCGGAACATGTGCAGATAGACCACCACGAAAAACATCGAAGCGCCGGTGGAGTGCATATAACGGATAATCCAGCCGCCCGACACGTCGCGCATGATGTATTCCACCGCGGTGAAAGCCGCCGGCAGATGGTAGGCATTGGCATTGCCGTCGGGCTTGTAGTTCATGGTCAGGAAGATGCCGCTGACGATTTGAATCACCAGCACCAGCATGGCCAGCGAGCCGAAGAAATACCAGAAGTTGAAGTTTTTGGGCGCGTAATACTCGGTTACGTGCTCTTTCATCATTTTAGACAAAGGGAAACGTGCGTCTACCCAGCCTAACAATGATTTGTTTTCATTATTGGTTTGGTTTGCCATGATGAGTCCCTTTATTTGTCGTCACCCACCAAAACGGTGGTGTCGGTCAGGTATTTGTAAGGCGGAATAACCAGGTTGGTCGGTGCAGGCACGCCTTTATACACGCGGCCGGCCAGGTCGAATTTAGAGCCGTGACAGGGGCAGAAAAAACCGCCTTTCCAGCCTGCGCCCAAATCGGCAGGCGCCACATCGGGGCGGAACGTCGGCGAGCAGCCCAAGTGGGTGCAGATGCCGATGGCCACAAAGATATTGTCTTTGATGGAGCGCAATTCGTTTTTGCAATATTCGGGCTGATGATCCACTTCCGATTTCGGGTCGGCCATTTCGCCGTCTAGCGAGGGAATGCTTTTCTGCTGCTCTTCTGTGCGGTTTAACACCCAAACCGGTTTGCCCTGCCATTCAACGGTCATCAGCTGGCCTGCTTCGATTTTGCTGACATCCACTTCAACGGGGGCGCCGGCGGCTTTGGCTTTTTCCGAAGGGAACCAGCTGGCCACAAACGGCGTTGCCACGCCTAAAGCTGCCACACCGCCCGCACCGGCAGTTGCCAGAGTGAGGAAGCGGCGGCGGCCTTGATTGATTTCTTTATTATCCATTATTCAGTCATCCTAACGATTGGAAATACCGAGCCATTAAACCCTTTAATTCTACCTGATTTTATAGGGATACTTAAAGCATTATTTAAAATAAGGTAAAGTTTTGCGGCATTTTTTGATTTTATGCAGGATTTTGTTCGTCAAAAAATTGCACCTCTATGCCGAATTCATGCGCGGCGGCGACGCCCAAAGCCTGAATGCCGTAGCGCTCTGTCGCATGGTGGCCGGCGCTGATAAAGGCAACTGCGGTTTCGTTGGCCAGATGGTATTGGGCTTCGGAAATCTCACCGGTCACAAACGCATCGACACCTTCGTCAATGGCCGTCTGAAAAAAGCTTTGCGCCCCACCGGTGCACCAGGCGATTTTTTTGATTTCAACAGCATCATCACCTACGATAACCGGCGCTCTGCCTAATTTGTGCAGCAGCTCACCCGCCCAATAGGATAAGGTTTCTACTTGCTCCGGCCGGCCGATATTGAGCAGATTCTGTTCGCCGCACTGATAGTCGCTCTGCCAGCCCATGATTTTGGCCAATCGGGCGTTGTTGCCCAATTCGGGGTGTGCATCGAGCGGCAGATGGTAGCCGGCCAGATTGATTTGGTGTTGCAGCAATGTTGCAATACGCTGTTTTTTCCAACCGGTGATGGTGACCGGCTCGCTTTTCCAAAACATGCCGTGGTGTACCAACAGCATATCTGCGCCCTGCTTGGCGGCATAGTCAATAGCGGCACGGCTGGCGGTAACGGCGGTGATGATTTTGCGCACTTCGTTTCCACCCTCAACTTGCAGGCCGTTGGGGGCATAGTCTTTAAACAGGTGGGTTTGCAGGGTGTGGTCGCACCATTCGATAATTTGGCGGCGTGTGGTCATGGTTTTCCTTTCTAAATACCCCTTCACAAAAGTAAGCCAACAAGACGGCAAGCCGAAGACCGTACAATGAGTACGGGGCTGGTTGACTTGGCGCTTCAGCGCATTAGGGTGTCCTGATGTGTCATATATCATCATCTTTTTTTTGCGCTAAAAGCACATCTGCTGCGTGAAAAAGCCTCGCGAGATGCCCAAATCTTGCTGCGTTTTTTGCCCGGCATCTGCACTTTTATCGCAAAAAATCTGAATCATTCTGAATGATCAGGACACCCTAGCTAAACCGGTTGTCTTCGAGCTCAGGAGCGCCAGCGCGGTTAGCTTATTTTGGCGAATGGGTGTAAATGCGTTCAGACGGCCTTTCTTCATCACATCATCAGCGGATAAACAAGCGCTCTGCAACGTTTCATAACGTGCGTTCGGTAGTAAGATAATCCATGAGATATAAAATCCTTCACGGCTTTGCCCCCTTCCCCATTGAGACGGACGAGGAAACAGAGTGCTGCAACACCAATCGGATGCTGACGGATAAAACTTGATGTCTGCAACCCGACAGCTGGGTTATTATCTGACCCGTATAAAAATACTGCGTCGTCATGCCGGCCTGTGCTATACCCTATCTTTGCTCAGCCTTCTGCCGGCTATTGATTTGAATTTAACGATGGCCTGCTTGCGGTTCGTTGTTTGCATGAAAAACAGTAACCTACTGCCAATCGGCTGCTCTTTCTGGCATTTCTTATCCCGAACCCGCGCTATATAACTTAGGCCGTCTGAAATGTAATCGTGTGTATTCTAACCGAATCCGGCACGTCACAATGCCAAAGGCCGTCTGAAAGTTTCAGACGGCCTGATTTACATCAATAATTTTTATCAGCTGCCGATCACGCCGCCGTCGTTTTTGGTAATCACCACAGTTGCGGCACGCGGACGGCCTGCTGCCGGGCCGTCCGGCCAGCTGGAAATCGCGGTCGGCTTGGCCGGGTCGCTGTCGCCTGCCGCCGGCTCGCCCGGGTGCTGGATGTTGATAAACATGGTTTTGTTATCCGGCGTGAACGCAATACCGGTTACTTCGCTGCCGTTGGGGCCGGTGAGGAAGCGGCGGTATTCGTTACTGCCGGGGATGGTGGCCACCATTTGGTTGTTGCCCATGCCGGCGTATTCTTTCAAATTAACGGTGGATGCAGACACATCGGTTTGAATCCACAATACGCCGCGGCTGTCGAACGCCAGGCCGTCGGGGCTGCCGAAATCATCGCCGTTGATATTGCCTCGGTGTTCGGCTTTATGAGATTGGCTGTTGCCGGCCAACACCAGAATATCCCACTTGAAAGCGGTTCGGGTGCCGTCGCCGCCGGCTTCCTGCCAATGGATGATGTGGCCGAAGCGGTTGTCGGCGCGCGGGTTGGCGGCATCGGTGCCGGGTTTGCCTTCAGCGCCGCGCTGGTTGTTGTTGGTGAGCGTGCAATAAATGCTGCCGGCCACAAACGGGTCGGCGGTAATCCATTCGGGGCGGTCCATCTTGGTGGCGCCCACCCGGTCGGCGGCCATGCGGGTTTTGACCAACACTTCGCCCTGGTCGGCAAAGCCGTTGGCGGCGGTCAGGCCGTTTTGGCCGTGCACCAGCGGCAGCCAGTCGCCCGAGCCGTCTTCATTAAAACGGGCCACATACAGCGTGCCCTCTTCGAGCAGACGCATATTGGCAGCGCGGTTGTTGGGCTGATATTTGTTTTTTGATACAAATTTGTAGATGTATTCGAAACGTTGGTCGTCGCCCATATACACTGCCAATCGGCCGTCGGGGGTAACGGTTACTTTTGCGCCTTCGTGTTTGAAACGGCCGAGCGAAGTGTGTTTGCGCGGGGTGGATTTAGGATCGAAGGGGTCGATTTCCACCACCCAGCCGAAGCGGTTCGGCTCGTTGGGGTTTTTACTGCTGTCGAAACGTTCGTCTACCCGGCTCCACAGATAGCCGTCTTCTTCTTTGCCGATGCCGTAGCGCTTTTCCAAGGGCGTGATATTGCCGCTCGAATTGGTAAAAATATCGCTCCAGTTTTCTTCGCAAGTCAGGTAAGTGCCCCAGGGCGTGTAGCCGTTGGCGCAGTTTTGCATGGTGCCGAGTATGCGCTCGCCGCGCGAATCGGCACGGGTTTTCATCAAATCATGGCCGCGTGCGGGGCCGGTAACGCCCATCGGCGTATTGGCGGTGATGCGGCGGGCATAGCGCGAGGGGCGCACCACCTGCCAGCCGTTGCCGCTTTTTTGCACTTCCACCACCGACACACCCATGGCATTTTGGCCTTTGCGGGCTTTGTTCAAATCCCAATTGGCGGCACCGTCTTTAAACAGCAGGCCGTTGTCGACATATTCGTGGTTCATTGCCAGCAGGCCGCGGTTGCTGTTGTCGGAGCCCAGCGGCAGCGAGAAAAACGCCATACCGTCGTGATGCATGCCTGCTTGCAGCGCCTGCTCCTGCGTGGTGTTGGAGGCATCGGTTTTAAAGGCGGGCATGCGGCCGGGAATGCCGACAGGGTCGCCCCATTTGTAAAAAGCACGGGCGGTATAGCCTTCCGGCACAATCACTTTGTCTTCACTGGAAAACGGCACCGGCTTGAAACCCAAACTGCGGGTGCGCTGCATATTGCTTTCCAACACCGCCGCCTGAGCATTTTGGCTGCCGAACAAGCCCAACGGCAAAGCTGCGGCCACACCCAGCGCGCCGCTGCTTTGCAACATGCTGCGACGCGACAAATGCACATTCATCACTTTGGAGAAAACCGCATTATCGCTTTCATTGCTGACATCATCAGCATGGCTGTTTTTAATCAAATGATTTTTCAATGGTTTGCCCATGATTTGGTTCCTGATATATTTTTATGGATAAAAGCGCTGATGGTGGATAGCAAAGCGCCGATGTAAACGGGCTCAGCATAATGATTTCAAATGACACTTTGATGTCGCCAAAATGACGGTTATGTGACAGAGGCCGTCTGAATACTTTCAGACGGCCTCTGTCATGCCTGCCGGCAGCATAAAAAACCCCGCAAGGCAACAAGCTTGCGGGGTTTTGAACGATAACGCAGCAGCGTTCAGACGGCCTTACATCATACCGCCCATGCCGCCCATTCCACCCATGCCGCCCATATCAGGCATGGCCGGTTTGTCTTCCGGGATTTCGGCAATCATGCAGTCGGTGGTCAGCATCAGGCCGGCAATCGACGCGGCGTGTTGCAGCGCAGAGCGGGTTACTTTGGCCGGGTCGAGTACGCCCATTTCAATCATGTCGCCGTATTCGCCGCTGCCTGCATTGAAGCCGAAGTTGCCTTGGCCTTCCAACACTTTGTTTACCACCACACTCGGTTCGCCGCCGGCATTGGCCACGATTTGGCGCAGCGGCTCTTCAACAGCACGCAACACGATTTTCACACCGGCTTCTTGGTCGGCATTGGAAGCCTCTACGCTGCTCAAAGAAGAACGGGCACGCAACAGTGCCACGCCGCCGCCGGCCACCACGCCTTCTTCAACGGCGGCACGGGTTGCGTGCAGCGCGTCTTCCACGCGGTCTTTCTTCTCTTTCATTTCCACTTCGGTGGCAGCGCCGACTTTGATTACGGCCACACCGCCGGCCAGTTTGGCCACGCGCTCTTGCAGTTTTTCTTTGTCGTATTCGCTGGTAGCGGTTTCGATTTGCTGGCGGATTTCGCCCACACGCGCCTCAATCAGCGCCGCATCACCGAAGCCGTCGATAATGATGGTGTTTTCTTTACCGATTTCGATGCGTTTGGCCTGACCCAAATCTTCCAGAGTGGCTTTTTCGAGCGACAAGCCGACTTCTTCGGCAATCACGGTGCCGCCGGTGAGGATGGCGATATCTTGCAGCATGGCTTTGCGGCGGTCGCCGAAGCCCGGTGCTTTCACCGCCACGGTTTTCAGGATGCCGCGGATGTTGTTCACCACCAAAGTGGCCAGCGCTTCGCCTTCCACGTCTTCAGCGATGATCAAGAGCGGGCGGCTGGATTTGGCCACTTGCTCCAACACCGGCAGCAGGTCGCGGATGTTGCTGATTTTTTTGTCAAACAGCAATACAAACGGATTGTCCAAAGCGGCAATTTGTTTTTCGGCATCGCTGATGAAGTAAGGCGACAGGTAACCGCGGTCAAACTGCATGCCTTCTACCACGTCCAACTCGTTTTCCAGCGATTTGCCGTCTTCCACGGTAATCACGCCTTCTTTGCCCACTTTTTCCATTGCTTCGGCGATAATCGCGCCGATTTGCTCATCGGAGTTGGCCGAAATCGAGCCGACTTGGGCAATTTCTTTAGAGGTATCGCATTGTTTGGAAATGTTTTTCAACTCGGCTACCAAAGCGGTTACCGCTTTGTCGATACCACGCTTCAGGTCGGTGGGGTTCATGCCGGCGGTCACGTATTTCATGCCTTCGGCCACAATCGCTTGTGCCAATACGGTGGCGGTGGTGGTGCCGTCGCCGGCCACATCGTTGGTTTTAGAGGCCACTTCTTTCACCATTTGCGCACCCATGTTTTCGAATTTGTCTTTCAATTCGATTTCTTTGGCTACAGATACGCCGTCTTTGGTGATGTGCGGGCCGCCGAACGCGCGGTCAAGCACCACATTGCGGCCTTTCGGGCCCAAGGTTACTTTAACGGCATCTGCCAGGGTGTTGACGCCTTTAACCATTTTTTGGCGCACTTCATTGCCAAACTGTACATCTTTTGCTGCCATGTTTGATTCTCCAAAATAATTGATTAGGTATATTCGATCAAGCCGTCTGAACGTTTTCAGACGGCATCAACATTATTCTACGATGCCGAAAATATCTTCTTCGCGCATCACCAGCAGCTCTTCGCCGTCGGCTTTCACCGATTGGCCGCTGTATTTGCCGAAAATCACCTTGTCGCCGACTTTAACATCCAACGCGCGGCGTTGGCCGTCGTCGCCGACTTTGCCCGCGCCCACGGCCACCACTTCACCCATATCGGGTTTTTCAGCGGCGGCGCCCGGCAAAACGATGCCAGAGGCGGTTTTTTCTTCAGCTTCCAAGCGTTTTACGACTACACGGTCGTGCAGGGGACGAATGGTCATGTGTATGCTCCGAGTAAAATAAACAAAACAAATACCTGCAAGCAGGCGTTGTTGATAGCGGCTGTTTTTGCAACAATGCACCAAACCAGCCATCGTGAAAGATGTGGAGCAACATAAGGCTGGAAATTTCAAATTCAAGCCCTGCTGCTTATTATTTTTTCAAAACGCTATCAAATTCTTGGCATATCGAATATCAAACCGCGCAAACTCTATCTATTAAAAATGAATAATCCGGCAGGCCGTCTGAAGCATACGGCAGTTTTACAGCAAAAACTCTAATCATTACCCTTTTTAACCATTAGCAGAAAACCTTCCTTAACATTCGGCAAGCAGCATCAAGCATTAAAAAATATTTGAAAACAAACAAAAAATATCATCTGACACGCATTCGCAAAGCCCGCTCGGTTTCATACTGCCCGCCGTTGCCCCATTCCAACAAAAAATACATATATTAATGTTTATTGACAAACAAGCACGATTGTTTATACATTCGCACTACATTTGATTACAAAATGTGACCACATCCGACTAATAATTTATCTTAAATTTATCTTGG of the Uruburuella testudinis genome contains:
- a CDS encoding ClpXP protease specificity-enhancing factor translates to MSASTKPYILRGLYEWCLDNDQTPHIVAWVNEHTRVPMQYVRDNEIVLNIAPSASHNLIIDNEWISFSARFSGVSHEIWIPVGHVISLFARESGEGMGFEVEAYQTESEKKGEAPLHLLDTPPEPQPEQPLAEPGGQGKKKEVAEDKPKPKKGLKLIK
- a CDS encoding glutathione S-transferase N-terminal domain-containing protein, whose protein sequence is MMTLYSGITCPFSQRCRFVLFEKGMDFEIKDVDIFNKPEDLAIMNPYNQVPVLVERDLILHESNIINEYIDERFPHPQLMPGDPVMRGRGRLVLYRMEKELFSHVQVLENAEASSKEQSKAREAIGQGLTMLAPAFAKNKYILGDDFSMIDVALSPLLWRLDHYDIKLGKTAAPLLKYAERIFQREAFIEALTPAEKAMRR
- a CDS encoding cytochrome b; the encoded protein is MANQTNNENKSLLGWVDARFPLSKMMKEHVTEYYAPKNFNFWYFFGSLAMLVLVIQIVSGIFLTMNYKPDGNANAYHLPAAFTAVEYIMRDVSGGWIIRYMHSTGASMFFVVVYLHMFRGLIYGSFKKPRELVWVFGSLIFLALMAEAFMGYLLPWGQMSFWGAQVIINLFSAIPVIGPDLSVWIRGDFNVSDATLNRFFALHVIAVPLVLVGLVVAHLIALHEVGSNNPDGVEIKKLKDENGIPLDGIPFHPYYTVKDILGVVVFLIVFCAIMFFAPEGGGYFLEAPNFDPANAMKTPAHIAPVWYFTPFYAILRAIPSFFGTQVWGVLGMGAAVVLIALLPWLDRSPVKSVRYRGPIFKTMLVLFVISFIGLGILGALPATNLRTVVAQILSFIYFAFFLGMPFYTKMDKDRAVPERVTMSTRKQKVMFFVYVAIAFVGAYLFATNI
- a CDS encoding cytochrome c1, translating into MKNTFKNWFAALLLAAPMSAALAAGGHAEYEKVDIDLGDQVSLQRGAQIFTNYCLSCHSATGMRFNRLQDIGLTEDEIKKNLMFTTDKVGDVMQAAMTPADATKWFGAAPPDLTLIARSRGADYLYAYMRGFYKDPTRPTGWNNTVFDKVGMPHPLWEQQGVRAVELDKDGQPVWEKDEHGNLAPKLYWESTGLHSRRLPNGNVIEKEYDDYARDLVNYLVYMGEPAQMQRKRMGYIALIFLFAVMLPLAYFLKKEYWKDVH
- the petA gene encoding ubiquinol-cytochrome c reductase iron-sulfur subunit yields the protein MDNKEINQGRRRFLTLATAGAGGVAALGVATPFVASWFPSEKAKAAGAPVEVDVSKIEAGQLMTVEWQGKPVWVLNRTEEQQKSIPSLDGEMADPKSEVDHQPEYCKNELRSIKDNIFVAIGICTHLGCSPTFRPDVAPADLGAGWKGGFFCPCHGSKFDLAGRVYKGVPAPTNLVIPPYKYLTDTTVLVGDDK
- the rimI gene encoding ribosomal protein S18-alanine N-acetyltransferase: MIVRTARPEDCAALAALDAQCNPSPWSAAQFQTALNNRHSCVIIMETAAQTPAGFAVWQTLFDESELHLIATAPAQRRQGVAAQLLAEWFQTALSTGVRRCFLEVRASNLAAQALYRKHGFSECGRRRDYYPLPEGGREDAVWMEKIC
- a CDS encoding uracil-DNA glycosylase family protein: MLSSRYLHLHEALGLGPMWLNRSAKVLPAATAHSLPREMPAPAAAASASHAAAAAPVISEAAQNARLAAMAAVGGQTGNPVPVAKNPPPADNRPSEKTVSTPSRPTDNLERPSEKNTPAPNAPQMPSETQPDDWKQTLAGTINPAQLMVASICPAPEDNASGQLFSGSVGRLLDNMLAAIGLTPDDAHKTSWVKDAPAFSPNPAHEHITAELPRMSAELALSQAKAVLLLGQVFEKPEQADTIARLCGNTPYFIIPHPARLLRQPQLKAQAWATLKQLRQVLES
- a CDS encoding Nif3-like dinuclear metal center hexameric protein, translating into MTTRRQIIEWCDHTLQTHLFKDYAPNGLQVEGGNEVRKIITAVTASRAAIDYAAKQGADMLLVHHGMFWKSEPVTITGWKKQRIATLLQHQINLAGYHLPLDAHPELGNNARLAKIMGWQSDYQCGEQNLLNIGRPEQVETLSYWAGELLHKLGRAPVIVGDDAVEIKKIAWCTGGAQSFFQTAIDEGVDAFVTGEISEAQYHLANETAVAFISAGHHATERYGIQALGVAAAHEFGIEVQFFDEQNPA
- the tsaB gene encoding tRNA (adenosine(37)-N6)-threonylcarbamoyltransferase complex dimerization subunit type 1 TsaB, producing MQPDFSRPILAIDTSTGYLSLALRSDGQTLLQHTEAGNKQSDLILPHIGGLLAEAGLTAADVGAVVYAQGPGTFTGLRIGIGVAQGLAAPFDLPLIGVPCLDAVAYQIEAACVLAAADARMGEVFYAWFDTVNHRRLSDYQVGSAAAITLPPDTDAAAVRGAGNAFSLADAPPFSGIADMPTAAAYLDLAQTGRYAATDAAQAGLLYVRNKIALTAQEQAARKAGM